One Vespa crabro chromosome 1, iyVesCrab1.2, whole genome shotgun sequence genomic region harbors:
- the LOC124432579 gene encoding TELO2-interacting protein 1 homolog isoform X2 has protein sequence MTLCYVDDSSDKSDIVLTNQIADTIMLFLPGIASGLQEIAMGSDIQGHKITMMAIKAWARIICIVMQDTDNEENIPSVISFNKQQTNSIDPLGKKLRLEGAAGIEKFLNSTTRNQEWLNAAAVKLNILIQAMGSLRKHSHYKVRKELATSITLLITMCARNMKPSIMELIEYLISLSEDDNEEVKEEAKKALDKVNESYMQNIDMRPLIELLEESFYKLLTQLPRIVRSSDDSEQLVGLNHLCGYLRLLGKERLPTTIQSAAHVQRLLQALLYMIEIDCSDITLLEDIGVKDLDNLTHHSQTHSWRQFKFIQDICCKEKIFTICQLLGTYSDLRILVDNILQAMYNVSQHRKELIFLLNSIVNVPIKNTSTLSLYKEIIEFYTTEDFWYLPLEVTEDIPLCVAQNNVVQCCLLTEGLGQIAKNLEDNYESFLLKTLYLIIERAGSPNSLLSYVGIQTLQNIAESQKHKTIGDLLRVNVDYFSYHVTVKLRRLERNPGVLDVVGVVMKYSSMDVLPCLKEIVQDVLLQLNTVFQKRNTYSFLKVFYIFIMYIKRLVSDSNTYVTVASPTLTQKDSAEIIIQNLLEYYEAKKANEKIDQNFNDANTDIQNTEIHSVESEINPISLEEEENNKSLPIHIQMIEDVLKRCLHFLPSKDIKQSLIAMLTLEEALPILIKWENQLLPIVHQLWHPLVDRFQDQNVLVINRAWQLFCVLAHISKDFIRCRTLKQILPALSKFLNKSAKESYNKPIDAVYKFTQMYKLQRKLISTLSQIVKDLKLREKDVWNVLSITEPYLSSHQHPLLQNCCVNMYKELANYNSDIVWVKCLSIWHSKIAKIPTNKTFNLEYLKITENAIPNEYFKNVRIIITYIQEKI, from the exons ATGACCTTGTGCTATGTAGATGATTCTTCAGATAAGTCTGATATTGTTTTGACAAACCAAATAGCAGACACAATCATGTTATTTTTACCAGGTATTGCTAGTGGATTACAAGAAATTGCTATGGGAAGTGATATTCAGGGACATAAGATTACAATG atgGCTATCAAAGCATGGGCTAGAATAATATGTATTGTAATGCAAGATAcagataatgaagaaaatataccTTCAGTTATTAGCTTTAATAAGCAACAAACAAATTCAATTGATCcattaggaaaaaaattacgtcTTGAAGGAGCTGCTGGAATTGAAAAGTTTCTAAATTCTACTACAAGGAATCAAGAGTGGCTGAATGCCGCAGCTGTTAAATTAAACATACTTATACAAGCAATGGGTTCTTTAAGAAAACATTCACATTATAAAGTCAGAAAAGAATTAGCTACGAgtattactttattaattacaatgtgTGCCAG aaatatgaaaccAAGCATTATGGAGTTAATAGAATATTTGATTTCCTTATCTGAAGATGACAACGAAGAAGTCAAAGAAGAAGCTAAAAAAGCACTAGATAAAGTTAATGAATCTTACATGCAAAATATAGATATGAGACCATTGATTGAATTATTAGAAGAAAGTTTTTACAAGTTACTTACACAATTGCCACGTATCGTAAGAAGTTctg atgATAGTGAACAACTAGTAGGTTTAAATCACCTCTGTggatatttacgattattaggaaaagaaagattgcCTACTACTATACAATCAGCGGCACACGTACAGAGATTGTTACAGGCTCTTTTATACATGATTGAAATAGATTGCAGTGATATTACTCTTTTAGAAGATATTGGTGTAAAAGATCTTGATAATTTGACTCATCACAGCCAAACACATTCATGGAGACAATTTAAGTTTATTCAGGATATTtgttgtaaagaaaaaatttttacaatatgtCAGCTTCTGGGAACATACAGTGATTTAAGAATTTTAGTTGATAATATTCTTCAAGCTATGTATAATGTATCTCAacatagaaaagaattaatatttctacttAATTCCATAGTAAatg ttcCTATTAAAAATACATCAACATTGTCCTTATATAaggaaataattgaattttatacTACAGAAGATTTTTGGTATTTACCTCTCGAAGTTACAGAGGATATACCATTATGTGTTGCACAGAATAATGTAGTACAATGTTGCCTTTTAACAGAAGGTTTAGGACAAATTGCAAAGAATTTAGAAGACAATTATGAAAGTTTTCTACTTAAgactttatatttaattattgaaagaGCAG GAAGTCCAAATAGTCTTTTAAGTTATGTAGGAATTCAAACTCTACAAAATATTGCAGAATCACAAAAACATAAAACAATAGGAGATCTTTTACGTGTTAATGtcgattatttctcttatcatGTTACTGTTAAATTACGTAGATTAGAAAGAAATCCAGGAGTCCTTGATGTTGTTGGAGTTGTGATGAAATATAGTTCTATGGATGTATTACCatgtttaaaagaaattgtacAAGATGTTCTTCTGCAGTTAAATACTGTCTTTCAAAAACGAAAtacgtattcttttttaaaagttttttatatatttataatgtatataaagagaTTAGTATCAGACTCAAATACATATGTAACAGTAGCATCACCTACATTAACACAAAAAGATTCTGCAGagattattatacaaaatttattagaatattatgaagcaaaaaaagcaaatgaaaaaattgaccaaaattttaatgatgcAAATACGGACATACAAAATACAGAAATACACAGTGTAGAATCTGAAATCAATCCGATATCTCTGGAGGAag aagagaataataaatctttaccaatacatatacaaatgatTGAAGATGTTTTGAAAAGATGCTTACATTTTCTACCttcaaaagatataaaacaatCACTCATTGCTATGTTAACTTTAGAGGAAGCTTTACCAATTTTAATCAAATGggaaaatcaattattaccAATTGTACATCAACTTTGGCATCCATTAGTAGACAGATTTCAAGATCAAAATGTACTTGTTATTAATCGTGCATGGCAATTATTTTGTGTACTTGCACATATTTCTAAAGATTTCATTAGGTGCAGAACATTAAA acAAATACTGCCGGCATTATCAAAGTTTTTGAATAAATCTGCTAAAGAAAGCTATAATAAGCCCATTGATGCAGTTTATAAGTTCACACAAATGTACAAActtcaaagaaaattgatatctACATTGAGCCAAATTGTAAAAGATCTTAAACTTCGTGAGAAGGATGTATGGAATGTATTGAGTATAACAGAACCATATCTCAGTTCACATCAACATCCGCTATTACAA AATTGTtgcgtaaatatgtataaagaacttgctaattataatagcgatattgtTTGGGTGAAATGTCTTAGTATTTGGCATTCTAAAATAGCAAAAATTCCAACCAATAAAACGTTCAATTTGGAATACTTAAAG ATTACAGAAAATGCTATACcaaatgaatatttcaaaaatgtaagaataataattacatatatccAAGAAAAAATCTAG
- the LOC124432579 gene encoding TELO2-interacting protein 1 homolog isoform X1, which yields MERHAVQKGFITLKPLCDSLIKDPSIKCASQIIDCIKTISDGIIQDLLDYILFPVIIHLQNEDVSKHSKEHLVKIIRTVLSKARITNFKSFNKLYTVILSQIYDKNQSQRIISSHEELKETVLLCLQDLLNRCFTNVIEELYTRQYAPTLAHGIYLCVLIAKYEKSRYLRLIAIETIMTLCYVDDSSDKSDIVLTNQIADTIMLFLPGIASGLQEIAMGSDIQGHKITMMAIKAWARIICIVMQDTDNEENIPSVISFNKQQTNSIDPLGKKLRLEGAAGIEKFLNSTTRNQEWLNAAAVKLNILIQAMGSLRKHSHYKVRKELATSITLLITMCARNMKPSIMELIEYLISLSEDDNEEVKEEAKKALDKVNESYMQNIDMRPLIELLEESFYKLLTQLPRIVRSSDDSEQLVGLNHLCGYLRLLGKERLPTTIQSAAHVQRLLQALLYMIEIDCSDITLLEDIGVKDLDNLTHHSQTHSWRQFKFIQDICCKEKIFTICQLLGTYSDLRILVDNILQAMYNVSQHRKELIFLLNSIVNVPIKNTSTLSLYKEIIEFYTTEDFWYLPLEVTEDIPLCVAQNNVVQCCLLTEGLGQIAKNLEDNYESFLLKTLYLIIERAGSPNSLLSYVGIQTLQNIAESQKHKTIGDLLRVNVDYFSYHVTVKLRRLERNPGVLDVVGVVMKYSSMDVLPCLKEIVQDVLLQLNTVFQKRNTYSFLKVFYIFIMYIKRLVSDSNTYVTVASPTLTQKDSAEIIIQNLLEYYEAKKANEKIDQNFNDANTDIQNTEIHSVESEINPISLEEEENNKSLPIHIQMIEDVLKRCLHFLPSKDIKQSLIAMLTLEEALPILIKWENQLLPIVHQLWHPLVDRFQDQNVLVINRAWQLFCVLAHISKDFIRCRTLKQILPALSKFLNKSAKESYNKPIDAVYKFTQMYKLQRKLISTLSQIVKDLKLREKDVWNVLSITEPYLSSHQHPLLQNCCVNMYKELANYNSDIVWVKCLSIWHSKIAKIPTNKTFNLEYLKITENAIPNEYFKNVRIIITYIQEKI from the exons atggAACGACATGCAGTCCAAAAAGGTTTTATAACGCTCAAACCTCTTTGTGATTCGTTAATCAAAGATCCGAGTATAAAATGTGCGTCGCAAATCATAGATTGTATAAAAACAATCTCAGATGGTATTATTCAAGATTTACTTGATTATATTCTGTTCCCtgtaattattcatttacaaAATGAGGATGTCAG taAACATTCAAAGGAACATTTAGTGAAGATCATAAGAACTGTTCTATCAAAAGCCAGgattacaaattttaaatcttttaataaattatacactGTCATTTTATCtcaaatttatgataaaaatcaatCACAAAGGA tTATTTCTTCACatgaagaattaaaagaaacagTACTTCTCTGTCTTCAAGATTTATTAAATCGCTGTTTTACGAATGTTATTGAAGAATTATATACACGACAATATGCACCTACACTTGCTCatggtatatatttatgtgtattaATAGCTAAATATGAAAAGTCACGTTACCTGAG GTTAATAGCCATCGAAACAATAATGACCTTGTGCTATGTAGATGATTCTTCAGATAAGTCTGATATTGTTTTGACAAACCAAATAGCAGACACAATCATGTTATTTTTACCAGGTATTGCTAGTGGATTACAAGAAATTGCTATGGGAAGTGATATTCAGGGACATAAGATTACAATG atgGCTATCAAAGCATGGGCTAGAATAATATGTATTGTAATGCAAGATAcagataatgaagaaaatataccTTCAGTTATTAGCTTTAATAAGCAACAAACAAATTCAATTGATCcattaggaaaaaaattacgtcTTGAAGGAGCTGCTGGAATTGAAAAGTTTCTAAATTCTACTACAAGGAATCAAGAGTGGCTGAATGCCGCAGCTGTTAAATTAAACATACTTATACAAGCAATGGGTTCTTTAAGAAAACATTCACATTATAAAGTCAGAAAAGAATTAGCTACGAgtattactttattaattacaatgtgTGCCAG aaatatgaaaccAAGCATTATGGAGTTAATAGAATATTTGATTTCCTTATCTGAAGATGACAACGAAGAAGTCAAAGAAGAAGCTAAAAAAGCACTAGATAAAGTTAATGAATCTTACATGCAAAATATAGATATGAGACCATTGATTGAATTATTAGAAGAAAGTTTTTACAAGTTACTTACACAATTGCCACGTATCGTAAGAAGTTctg atgATAGTGAACAACTAGTAGGTTTAAATCACCTCTGTggatatttacgattattaggaaaagaaagattgcCTACTACTATACAATCAGCGGCACACGTACAGAGATTGTTACAGGCTCTTTTATACATGATTGAAATAGATTGCAGTGATATTACTCTTTTAGAAGATATTGGTGTAAAAGATCTTGATAATTTGACTCATCACAGCCAAACACATTCATGGAGACAATTTAAGTTTATTCAGGATATTtgttgtaaagaaaaaatttttacaatatgtCAGCTTCTGGGAACATACAGTGATTTAAGAATTTTAGTTGATAATATTCTTCAAGCTATGTATAATGTATCTCAacatagaaaagaattaatatttctacttAATTCCATAGTAAatg ttcCTATTAAAAATACATCAACATTGTCCTTATATAaggaaataattgaattttatacTACAGAAGATTTTTGGTATTTACCTCTCGAAGTTACAGAGGATATACCATTATGTGTTGCACAGAATAATGTAGTACAATGTTGCCTTTTAACAGAAGGTTTAGGACAAATTGCAAAGAATTTAGAAGACAATTATGAAAGTTTTCTACTTAAgactttatatttaattattgaaagaGCAG GAAGTCCAAATAGTCTTTTAAGTTATGTAGGAATTCAAACTCTACAAAATATTGCAGAATCACAAAAACATAAAACAATAGGAGATCTTTTACGTGTTAATGtcgattatttctcttatcatGTTACTGTTAAATTACGTAGATTAGAAAGAAATCCAGGAGTCCTTGATGTTGTTGGAGTTGTGATGAAATATAGTTCTATGGATGTATTACCatgtttaaaagaaattgtacAAGATGTTCTTCTGCAGTTAAATACTGTCTTTCAAAAACGAAAtacgtattcttttttaaaagttttttatatatttataatgtatataaagagaTTAGTATCAGACTCAAATACATATGTAACAGTAGCATCACCTACATTAACACAAAAAGATTCTGCAGagattattatacaaaatttattagaatattatgaagcaaaaaaagcaaatgaaaaaattgaccaaaattttaatgatgcAAATACGGACATACAAAATACAGAAATACACAGTGTAGAATCTGAAATCAATCCGATATCTCTGGAGGAag aagagaataataaatctttaccaatacatatacaaatgatTGAAGATGTTTTGAAAAGATGCTTACATTTTCTACCttcaaaagatataaaacaatCACTCATTGCTATGTTAACTTTAGAGGAAGCTTTACCAATTTTAATCAAATGggaaaatcaattattaccAATTGTACATCAACTTTGGCATCCATTAGTAGACAGATTTCAAGATCAAAATGTACTTGTTATTAATCGTGCATGGCAATTATTTTGTGTACTTGCACATATTTCTAAAGATTTCATTAGGTGCAGAACATTAAA acAAATACTGCCGGCATTATCAAAGTTTTTGAATAAATCTGCTAAAGAAAGCTATAATAAGCCCATTGATGCAGTTTATAAGTTCACACAAATGTACAAActtcaaagaaaattgatatctACATTGAGCCAAATTGTAAAAGATCTTAAACTTCGTGAGAAGGATGTATGGAATGTATTGAGTATAACAGAACCATATCTCAGTTCACATCAACATCCGCTATTACAA AATTGTtgcgtaaatatgtataaagaacttgctaattataatagcgatattgtTTGGGTGAAATGTCTTAGTATTTGGCATTCTAAAATAGCAAAAATTCCAACCAATAAAACGTTCAATTTGGAATACTTAAAG ATTACAGAAAATGCTATACcaaatgaatatttcaaaaatgtaagaataataattacatatatccAAGAAAAAATCTAG